Sequence from the Flavobacterium sp. J372 genome:
GTTATGAAAAGCATGACAAGATATATGATACCGATGCTTTTACTGATTCTCTCTTTCGGGTGCCAGTCAACCGAAGAGGGCCAAAATAATACTGCCGAGAGCCATCTTGCTGCTGAAGAGATACTTAATGTTCAATATGGCGAGAAGAGCGAGCAGAAGATGGACATTTACCTGCCTGAAGGACGAAACAGCAATACCAAAGTCTTTATACTGGTGCATGGCGGCGGCTGGACAGGAGGTTCAAAGGCTGACACGGCCTATGTTATACCAATGCTTAAGCAGCAGTTTCCCGGTTATGCAATAGTAAATATTGACTACAGGCTTGCCAGCATACAATACCCGGCTTTCCCAAAACAGGTTCAGGATATTGAGGAGGCCATTCAGTTCCTGAAAAGAAGTAATTATAAAATTTCAAATAACTATGCGCTGATTGGTGCTAGCGCAGGCGCACATATTGCCATGCTTTATAGTTACAGGTTTGATACTCACGGCGATATAAAAGCCGTTTGCAGCATTGTAGGGCCAAGCGACTTTACAGACCCGAATTATAAAAATCACCCCTATTTTCATTACGGGGCGCAATATTTGATTGGGAACATCAACTACCGGGAACATCCTGAAGTTGTTGAAACTGTCAGCCCGGCAATGCAGGTTAAAACTACTTCACCCCCTACCATAATGTTTTACGGTGGGCAGGGACCCCTCTTGTACCTCTTACACAGGGGAGCAGGCTAAAGGCGAAACTTGACGAAAAAGGTGTATACAACGAGTATTACCTGTACCAGAATGGCGGCCATGGTAACTGGGATATGCAGACGATGACAAACTTCTCTGAAAAGCTTGTGGCTTTTTTTAGAAATAAATTCTAAGCTACTTAGCTTCTGAGCCGCTTAGCTAAGATGCTGGTCGCTCAGGAGCTTAGTCGCTTTCTCTCAAAATCTGTTCTGCGTGGGTTTTGGTTTTTACGTCATCAATAACCCGTTCAACTATGCCCTGTTCATCAATAACAAAAGTTGTGCGGTGGATACCGTCAAACAGCCTTCCCATGAATTTCTTCGGGCCCCATACACCAAAAGCATTAATGACAGCTTTATCCTCATCGGCAATTAACGGAAACGGCAGGTTGTATTTATCAATAAATTTTTGCTGCTTTTTACCTGAATCAGCGCTTACGCCTAACAATTCATAGCCTTTGTCCTTCAGCATCTTGTAGTTGTCCCGCAGATTACAGGCTTCGTTGGTGCAGCTTGGTGTATCTGCTTTT
This genomic interval carries:
- a CDS encoding alpha/beta hydrolase yields the protein MKSMTRYMIPMLLLILSFGCQSTEEGQNNTAESHLAAEEILNVQYGEKSEQKMDIYLPEGRNSNTKVFILVHGGGWTGGSKADTAYVIPMLKQQFPGYAIVNIDYRLASIQYPAFPKQVQDIEEAIQFLKRSNYKISNNYALIGASAGAHIAMLYSYRFDTHGDIKAVCSIVGPSDFTDPNYKNHPYFHYGAQYLIGNINYREHPEVVETVSPAMQVKTTSPPTIMFYGGQGPLLYLLHRGAG
- the bcp gene encoding thioredoxin-dependent thiol peroxidase translates to MNTLKSGDKAPENLGTDQTGKQHKLSDYKGKKLIVFFYPKADTPSCTNEACNLRDNYKMLKDKGYELLGVSADSGKKQQKFIDKYNLPFPLIADEDKAVINAFGVWGPKKFMGRLFDGIHRTTFVIDEQGIVERVIDDVKTKTHAEQILRESD